ACAATTCTTGCTGGATTTCATCTGGAGCCAAGATCATGATAACATCAGCCAATTTAGCAGCTTCTGCTACTGTGTATGTAGCAAAGCCATCTTCTTTAGCCTTGTCAAATGACTTACCAGGACGAACACCGATAATCACATCGTGGCCTGTATCACGCAAGTTTTGCGCATGGGCATGCCCTTGTGAGCCATAACCGATAACGGCGATCTTTTTACCGTCAAGTGCTGCTACTTTTACATCTTTTTCGTATTCCATTTGTACTGCCATAATATTTACTCTCTTTTCTATTTTTATTGCCTCTTAGGCGGTTTTAACAAATTTAAGTAGGGTTTTATACTCACTGAAAATCAAAGCTCAAACTAGGAAGCTAGCTGTAGGTCGCTCGAAGCACTGCTTTGAGGCTGTCAATAAGACTGACGGAGTCAGTAACATTTACCTACGGCAAGGCGAAGCTGACGTGGTTTGAAGAGATTTTCGAAGAGTATTAATCACGGGTAAAGCCAGTTGCCCCAGTCCGTGCGATATTGCGAATGCCGTAAGGACGGATGACTCGTAAGAGCGCTTCGCTCTTTTCTGCATCGCCCGTCATCTGGATAGTGATCGAGTTTGGTGCCACATCGACTACCGTTGCACGGAAAGGCTGGATAATGGCCAAGATTTCTGCACGCTTAGCAACTGGTGCCGATACCTTGATCAAAATAACTTCTCGCTCTAGGTGAGGATGATCTGTAATATCTCGCACCCGAATCACATCAATTTGGCGATTAAGCTGCTTGATAATCTGCTCCACTTCATTGAGGGAATTTACATCAATGATAATGGTGATCCGAGAAACATTTTCATCCTCGGTCGCACCTACAGAGATACTTTCGATATTGACCTGACGTCTGGAAAGCACACCAGTGAAGCGGTTCAGAACACCCGAACGATTTTGGAGTTTAGCTGTCAACATTCTACGCATGGAACTTCACCCCCAACATCTCATGATTGCTCTTGCCAGCTGGCACCATTGGAAGCACATGCTCCTTGCGAGAAATATCTACCTCGATAAACATCGGTATATCTTCCTTTAGGACTTCCAAATCTTGAGCAATGGTCTCGGGATTATCAAATTTATAGGATTTGACACCATAAGCCTGAGCCATTAGCTGAAAATCTGGTAAACTGTCAAAGACTGACTCGGAGGTCCGACCATCATAGAAGGCTTCCTGCCACTGACGAACCATCCCCAACGAATGATTGTTGAGCATGATGACCTTAATCGGAACCTTATAGATATTTAAAATAGCCATTTCCTGATTGGTCATCTGATAGCCCCCATCCCCAACAAACAAGACAACTTCCTTGTCTGGATTAGCAATCTTAGCTCCAATCGCTGCTGGAACACCAAAGCCCATGGTTCCGAGACCACCTGATGTGACCAGCTGACGCTCATTGCGATAAGGATAGTACTGGGCTGCCCACATTTGGTGCTGGCCGACATCCGTAACGACAATGGCATCACCATCTGTCAACTCTCCAATACGCTCAATGACTGGCTGAGGCTGGACAACTCGTTCCTTCCTATCGTAAGAACGAACTCGGTTCTTATCCTCTGTCACCTTGGCAATCCATTTTTCAGTGTTGTTTCGGACAGTCTCTTCAGCCAGCAGCATCTCCAAGGCTTGCTTTGCATCTCCTACGACAGGAATGTCCACTGCGATAATCTTGCCAATCTCTGCTGGGTCAATATCGATATGGACCACCTTAGCATTCTTAGCAAAGGTCTTGGGATTCCCCGTCAAACGGTCATCGAAACGAGATCCGATATTGATCATCAAGTCCGCCTCGGTCATGGCAATATTGGCCGCGAAAGTCCCGTGCATTCCTCCCATTCCAAGGAAGAGGGGATGATCCGTCGCAATCGTTCCCTGCCCCAAAAGAGTGGTAACGACTGGAATCTGATAACGTTCAGCAAAAGTCTGTAGAAGCTCAGAAGCACCTGCGTAAGCAACACCACCACCAGATAAAATAACTGGCTTTTTAGACTTGCTCAACTGGCTGAGAATCTTCTTGATTTGCAGTTCATTCGGCTGAATGGTCGGCTGATAGCTTGGTAGATTCACATCCGAAGGATAAACAAAATCAACTTCCTTGGCTGAAATATCCCTAGGCAAATCAATGACCACTGGGCCAGGACGGCCAGTCGTTGCAATGTGAACTGCCTCTGTCACAATCCGAGGAATATCCGCCGTATCCCGCACTTGATAGTTATACTTGGTGATCGGCATGGTCATCCCGACCATATCTGCTTCCTGAAAGGCATCCTTACCGATACCCGGAGTCGCTACCTGCCCAGTGAAGACCAAAAGGGGAACACTGTCACTCATGGCGTCCGCAATACCAGTAATGGCATTGGTCGCTCCCGGACCACTGGTGACAACGGCTACACCGATTTTACCAGTTGATTTAGCGTAACCTTCTGCTTCATGAACACACCCCTGCTCATGGCGACCAAGAATATGGCGGATACCTTTAAAGCTATAAATAGCATCATAGAGGGGCAAGACTGCACCACCAGGATAGCCAAAAATGGTATCAACACCAAGACTTTTCAAGGTTTCCAAGACCAGCTGTGAGCCAGACATGGGAGTTTCTAATTGGATTCTTTCCATAATTCCCCTTTCATTTATTTACAATTTTCTAAAAATTCAAAAAGCTTTCTACTATGATAACATTTTTGAAAAAAATTGCAAGTATTGCGGATCTTTTTTTACATTTCAGGAAAAAAAGATAAGAAAATCTCGCTAAATCCGAATTTAACGAGAAATGTTTCTTATATCCATCCTTGATCTTGCGCAATCCGAACCGCTTCTGTGCGATTGTCGGCTGCCAGTTTGGTCAGGATGGCTGACATATAATTGCGAATAGTCCCATTTGATAAATAGAGCTTTTCCGCAATTTCTTTATTGGAGAGACCAGTTGCTGCTGCCTCTAAGACTAGAAGCTCCTGATGGGAGAGGGGATTTTTATGGGCCATCAGTACTTCCATAAGTTCAGGTGAGTATTCTTTTTGACCAGCCAAGACAGTGTGGATGGTCTTCATCAGCTCAGCAATACTACGCTCCTTAAGTACATAGGCATCAACATCCGCCTTGACAGCTCGCTCAAAATAGCCTGGCCGCTTAAAAGTCGTCACAATGATGACCTTGACAGCTGGTTGATGTTCCTTCATCCATTCTAGGACGTCCAGTCCCGTCTGATAGGGCATTTCCACATCCAAGATGGCCACATCGACTGGATTAGTCTTGAGTAGCTCCATGGATTCACGTCCATCTGCCGCTTGATGAACTACTTCAACATCTGGCTGCAACTGCAAGAGCTGACAAAGAGCATCCCGCAGCATACTCTGGTCTTCTGCTAATAATACCTTCATCTCTCATCTCCTTTAACCCTATACGGCAATCGCACGCGAATAATGGTCGGCTTCTGGCTACTGATGACCTCCACTCTACCGTCAAGCCCCTCCAAGCGCTCTCGAACTGAATGAAGCTCTCGGCCAGTGACTCGCTTAAAGCCTCGACCATCATCTTCAACATCCAAGATCAAATCTTGATCCTGACTATGCAAATCAATCTTGGACTTCTTGGCCTCCGCATGCTTGATAATATTGGTTGCTAATTCCAACAAAATCATACTAATGGTAAACTGCATCTCCGTAGGAATACTGGCGACATTGAGCTGATTATGAAGCTCTAAGTCAATATCACTCATTTCCAGCATAGTTCGGATTGTATTTAATTCTTCATCTAGCGTCCGCGTCTTGAGATTGTCTACAATCCGTCGAACATCAGCCATGGCCTGCTTACTGATCCGTCGCACTTCCTCCATCTCTTTCTCCGCCTGCTCGTA
This genomic window from Streptococcus cristatus AS 1.3089 contains:
- a CDS encoding response regulator transcription factor translates to MKVLLAEDQSMLRDALCQLLQLQPDVEVVHQAADGRESMELLKTNPVDVAILDVEMPYQTGLDVLEWMKEHQPAVKVIIVTTFKRPGYFERAVKADVDAYVLKERSIAELMKTIHTVLAGQKEYSPELMEVLMAHKNPLSHQELLVLEAAATGLSNKEIAEKLYLSNGTIRNYMSAILTKLAADNRTEAVRIAQDQGWI
- the ilvN gene encoding acetolactate synthase small subunit, yielding MRRMLTAKLQNRSGVLNRFTGVLSRRQVNIESISVGATEDENVSRITIIIDVNSLNEVEQIIKQLNRQIDVIRVRDITDHPHLEREVILIKVSAPVAKRAEILAIIQPFRATVVDVAPNSITIQMTGDAEKSEALLRVIRPYGIRNIARTGATGFTRD
- a CDS encoding acetolactate synthase large subunit, translated to MERIQLETPMSGSQLVLETLKSLGVDTIFGYPGGAVLPLYDAIYSFKGIRHILGRHEQGCVHEAEGYAKSTGKIGVAVVTSGPGATNAITGIADAMSDSVPLLVFTGQVATPGIGKDAFQEADMVGMTMPITKYNYQVRDTADIPRIVTEAVHIATTGRPGPVVIDLPRDISAKEVDFVYPSDVNLPSYQPTIQPNELQIKKILSQLSKSKKPVILSGGGVAYAGASELLQTFAERYQIPVVTTLLGQGTIATDHPLFLGMGGMHGTFAANIAMTEADLMINIGSRFDDRLTGNPKTFAKNAKVVHIDIDPAEIGKIIAVDIPVVGDAKQALEMLLAEETVRNNTEKWIAKVTEDKNRVRSYDRKERVVQPQPVIERIGELTDGDAIVVTDVGQHQMWAAQYYPYRNERQLVTSGGLGTMGFGVPAAIGAKIANPDKEVVLFVGDGGYQMTNQEMAILNIYKVPIKVIMLNNHSLGMVRQWQEAFYDGRTSESVFDSLPDFQLMAQAYGVKSYKFDNPETIAQDLEVLKEDIPMFIEVDISRKEHVLPMVPAGKSNHEMLGVKFHA